The genomic stretch TTTTGCAGGATTGTCATCAAAATTATTTCTGAATTGTTCTTTATTCTCTGCAGGTTGGTGTTGTTTCTGATTATGACTTGTCTAAAGCAGAAAACAAGTAAGAGCTTGCACCATTTATTGCTTTTTTTCATACTTTAAGTGCTTTTCTTAGGACCTTTCAAATTGTTTTTACAAATTATCTTGTTGAACTTATAATTAAAAGTAAATTATGTTGGTTAATAAGCTGAAGTAAGTTATCCAAACATTCTTAAGTCATTGTAGAAATTCAGTGCATTTCATTTTCAACTCAAATAGCTATCATCTATTTTCATGTTATTTTATCTGTTAATGACTTTTTTCACATAGCCATTTTTTACTTGATTTCTATTTTAAATTTTGCAACCTGCTTTTCCTTCAATTATGTTGATTATGGCTCCGTCATTTttcagtgacgggtcagcctAATCAAACTATACCTACTCAATATGTCATGAATGAAGTTGGTTCAACAGCAACAACTGAAGTTGTTGGAGCAGAATTAGTTAATACCCAACCTACAAAGAAGAGGAAAGCTAGTGCAAGTGGTTCTAGGCAATCATCTGCTTGTTGGGAGCACTTTTTTAGATTACCATATGACTTAGTTGATACACCAACTGCAGCTTGTAAACACTGCCACAAAAAATATCTATGTGACCCTAGGACTCATGGCACCACCAACATGAACCATCATATTCTAAAATGTGCAAAGAAGCCTAGAACCATTGATCCCACCCAAACTATTCTGACATACCCCTCTGCAGAAGGATCTAGTTTGGGTCATGTTAGCTCTAAATTTGACAAGCAAGCTTGTAGAAAAGCTTTGTCAATTTTTGTGGTTCTAGATGAACAACCATTTAGTGCAGTTGAGGGGGAAGGTTTTAAGTACTATTCTAAAGTAATGCAGCCCCAGTTTACTCTTCCATCTAGGCGTACAGTAGCTAGAGAATTTTTTCAGCTACACTTGGATGAGAAACAAAAACTAAAAGCCTTCTTTAAGTCTGACTGCAATAGAGTAACACTTACTACTGATTGTTGGACTTCTATCCAAAATCAAAACTACTTAACCCTTACGGCACACTTTGTGGATAACGAATGGAACTATCAAAAGAGAATTATAAGCTTCACAGTTATTCCAAACCACAAGGGTGATACGGTAGGTAGGAAGATTGAAGAGGTGTTAAGGGATTGGGGAATTAGGAATGTGTCTACCATAACTGTTGATAATGCAACTTCAAATGATGTAGATGTAGCATATTTGCATAGAAAAATATCAACTATGAATGGGATGATGGGGGGTGGAAAATGTTTTCATATGAGGTGCGCTGCTCACATATTGAATTTGGTGGTAAATGAGGGTTTGAAAGATAAGCATTTGTCTATTACTAGTGTTAGGGATGCTGTTAGATTTGTCAAGTCCTCACCTCATAGGGCAGCCAAGTTTAAAGAGTGCATTGAATTTGCTAGAATAACTTGTAAAAAACTAGTATGTCTCGATGTTTCAACTCGTTGGAACGTGACATATTTGATGCTTGAGGCTGCAAAGAAGTTTCAAGCTGCTTTTGATAAGCTTGAGTATGAAGAGTCGAGCTATAGGGAGTTCTTTGGAAAAGGTAGTCCTCCTAGTAGTGATGATTGGGACATTGTTAGAGCTTTCATCTCTTTTTTAAAGTTATTCTATGAAGCGACTAATGTTTTTTCCACCTCTCAAAGTGTGAGTTTGCATAGTGCTTTTCACCAAGTGTCTGCGATCTATTGTGAGCTGGAGCAAGCTACTATGAACTTGAATGGTGTTTTTGCAAGTGTGGGTGGGGACATGATGGAAAAGTATAATAGATATTGGGGGTGTGCTACTAAGATGAACAAGTTGAtttattttggaatcattttggatCCAAGATACAAGTTGAGTTATATTGAGTGGACTTTTAAGGATATGTATGGAGTCGGATTTGTGTTTGCTACCGGGTTGATCAAATCTATAAAAGAGAGCTTACAAAAATTGTATGATTGGTATAAGCAAACTTATGACCAAAATCATAATAGACAACCTCTTGGTAATGGTGAAAACAATGTTTCCAATGATGAAACAACAGCTGGCCGTCCTTCACTAATGGCTAGAGCCGATGCTTTTGAGCAACATTTAGAGGAACAAGACTTGATTGATCAACAAAATGAGATTGAGGGTTTTTACTCTAGTAAGTGTGTCAAAAGGGATCCTAAATTTGACCTTCTTGTGTGGTGGAAACACAATTCAACACAATATCCTATTTTATCTACAATAGCTAAAGATATTTTTGCCACACCAGTGTCTACGGTTGCATCAGAAAGTGTCTTTAGTACGGGAGGGAGAGTCTTAGAAACTTATAGGAGCTCCCTAAAACCTGAAATGGCAGAGGCATTAATTTGTACCCAGAATTGGTTAAAGCCGTCTTTTACCTATTTCAAAGACTTGAACCTCATGGAAGATTTTGAGCTTTCTGAAGATATTATAGCAGgtaaaattatttttaaaaatgttATATCTTTATTTCATAATTGTTATATATTTCtaaaaaaatgtttatttcattattttagAATTTGAAGAAATTTCTTCTACAGCAAGAAGAGGATCTTTACCGTCTCAGCCACAACCTTCTGGTTGTGCTTGAAAAATATGGAGGTATATTTACTTTATTAATTTGATTTATTTATTACTTTATTCCTTTTTAAAGcttaatatttttcttgtttaATTTTTCAGTTCAACTATGTTTTTTGAAGTCATATGTGACTTATATTTTGTGACTACTCAATGGTCAAACAATATATATTTTGTCCTGTGGATTTTGAAGATATTCAAGCTAGCCAAATGTTGGTATGCATCAAACAATATATTATTGTATTAATTATCTATATGGTTTTTTAGTTGGATTTACTACTAATTAATTATGAATTGAAGTTGGTAATGTCATGGTCGGTTGCCCATTAGTTATATGAAGTATTGCTAATTGTGTCAATAGAACATTTTGAGGCCATGCAGGAACAATTTGGAGCTAAGACATTTTTGATATATGTAGAACCTGTGTTTAGCAAAACAGGAGAAACAATTGGAGTAAACTATATGGGAATGGAAATAACAGATCAGGTAAAAAATTGTTGTTTTGGTTTTTGAAAGTACTTAATTAAGATCTTATTCTTCTTGTGAAGAGAATATTCATAATATTGAAAAAAACGCAGGtgagaaaaagagaaagaatgGCTAAGCTAAGGGAAGAAATTGCAGTTCAGAAAGCTAAGGAAACAGAACTTAATAAAATCATTCACATTACAGGTTCGCTTAGTCATTCACGCCAAATCTTGATTAAAATTTTGTAGTGTTACAGTTTAATTTGCTTAAGATAGCAAGAAGCTTATTATAGTTTTCTTGATCCCTTGTAATAGAGGAGACTATGAGAGCAAAACAAATGCTGGCAACAATGTCTCATGAGATAAGATCACCACTTTCTGGTGTTGTTAGCATGGCTGAAATTCTTACTACAACAAAAATTGATAGGGAGCAAAGACAGCTCTTGGATGTCATGATATCTTCAGGAGATTTGGTTCTTCAACTTATAAATGACATACTTGATCTTTCCAAAGTTGAGTCAGGTTAGAAATCTCCTTTTCAGTTGCTTGTTATTACTAACATATTCAAATACTGATTTTTATGTTTTGTGAATACTAGGTTCTGTTTGGATAAACAACTCAAATAGGTGTTTATAGCATAAACACTTATCATATAAGTGCTTATGTATAAGATATTTCtataataaaagataaaataaaggaaaactatTTTTATATAAGCTATAAGTTGTCTTTTGTGCTATTCTAGAGAGCTTATGAAAATAGGCTTAAAACTACTTTGTGTATAGTAGTATATAATAAAAATCATCTGTTGAAAACAATTTTCAACATAACACATAACCTACTCAAAATAGCTTCCCATTTTAAGcaatttttagaattttttataTTGTTATTCATTTAAAAAACTGTAACAAATGATTAAATTTCTTCCCACTTCACAAATCATCTGTAGGAGCTATGAAAATGGAAGCTACCAAATTCAGGCCAAGAGAGGTAGTAAGGCGTGTACTCCAGACAGCTGCAGCATCATTGCAGAAAATGTTAACATTGGAAGGAGATATAGCAGATGATATACCTATTGAGGTCACTGGAGATGTTTTAAGGATTCGGCAGATTCTCACAAATTTAGTCAGGTACTTTGATTTATGTGATTGGTAATCTCTCGAGTTAATACCAACTTTAATTTGTGTTTCCTTCTCCCCTACTTAATATTGCATTTCTGATTATGCTTTTCTATTTTGCAGCAATGCTGTCAAGTTTACACATCAAGGCAAAGTTGGTATAAACCTTTATGTTGTTCCAGAACCACCATTTGCCAAATCAGAAGAATGCCACCAAACGGCGACAGAAGACCAGTCAACTGTTTCTTCAAATGGATTGAAGGAAGAGAAACATGCATCATCACTTTGTTTGATCGACCTATTGACTCAATATTCGTTTGACTACTGTGTTTATGTTTTAATATTTGTTTTAAATGGATTACTTAGTTTTGTCCTCTGCAGTCTGCATATATAAGTTTGTTTTTAACCCGAATAAACCGCTAAAACAAACCCGCAATCCGCACAAACCGAACCCGTCCAAACCGTGTTGATATTGGGCAGAAATGGGCCTTCATATTTGAACCGTGGGTTGGACTGGGTGAGGGTTTTGGGCCCGAAACCGCCCGGCCCCGCCCGTTGTCCAGCCCTATATATACCTATTAGTTGTTTGAAACACTTTTCTTCGAAAAGTTAAGGGTTAGAAATGTGATCATAAAATTTTTATTTATAGTTGTCCCATTTACATTTGATCTTTTTCCCAAATAAAAAAGGTGGACAAGTGAACTAAAAATTTCATTTGGTTAAGGGATTTTGAGAAGATAAAATTTGTGACAATTTTTTGACATAAAATTTGCTATCTATAGAAGAATGAGACATTTATCTTATATCTATATGATATATTTACGAAGTTGCTAATGTAAAGTTACTTGAAATTATAAGACTTTCAAGAAGCATTTGACCCAAGGGTCAAAACTATGAGAAAATATGGTTATATTAGATACCACGTTGTCTCTTCTATTTGCTTGATTATCAAATCTATAATGCAAAATAAAATGGGAGTGTGGGTTAATAACTTCATTCTTAACGGTTATGGGAAAATATCTAGCTTGATTGACGAAAGCTACCCGCATTTGATTAACTTGTTGAGAAAAACTCTTATTCCTATGTTTGATAGTTTAGATCATCTTATTTGGGAACGATCTTCTTCTACAAACTTTAGTGTCAAAGATGCTTGCGTGTTCTTCTGATCCTATGATCTTAATATTCTTTGGGCTAAAACTATTTGGCATCCTAATATTCATCCCTTCAGATTTTAATTTACAAGAATATGATACATGGCATATACTACATGTTAAAAATCTCCGATTCTTTTTACACGTGCTATAAAAACATGTATTTTTTAAAGAATATTATTCCGTTGGGGAATTAtaattggtgttgattgatgaCGTAGGACTCTGGAATTGCAGTGTTAATATTCGGTACGGTGGCGTAGAGTGGGCCTGTAAGGTTAAGACTTCAACGCCAAAGTCAGTTTAGAGTCCAAGATGAATATAATGAAAAGTGTAACTTGGATATTACGCGTGTTggctatatatatatatatatatatatatatatatatatatatatatatatatatatatatatatatatatatatatatatatatatatatatatatatatatatatatatatatatatatatatatatatatcgaaTCATCTCAATTGGGCCTATGCATGAGTGGGCCTTCATATTGTGCCTTCGGCCAACCCA from Lathyrus oleraceus cultivar Zhongwan6 chromosome 7, CAAS_Psat_ZW6_1.0, whole genome shotgun sequence encodes the following:
- the LOC127103742 gene encoding zinc finger BED domain-containing protein RICESLEEPER 2-like, with product MEHTVDFQWSLAPSDHVHEGKLDSVSSWNVGCLKVGVVSDYDLSKAENKTFQIVFTNYLVELIIKMTGQPNQTIPTQYVMNEVGSTATTEVVGAELVNTQPTKKRKASASGSRQSSACWEHFFRLPYDLVDTPTAACKHCHKKYLCDPRTHGTTNMNHHILKCAKKPRTIDPTQTILTYPSAEGSSLGHVSSKFDKQACRKALSIFVVLDEQPFSAVEGEGFKYYSKVMQPQFTLPSRRTVAREFFQLHLDEKQKLKAFFKSDCNRVTLTTDCWTSIQNQNYLTLTAHFVDNEWNYQKRIISFTVIPNHKGDTVGRKIEEVLRDWGIRNVSTITVDNATSNDVDVAYLHRKISTMNGMMGGGKCFHMRCAAHILNLVVNEGLKDKHLSITSVRDAVRFVKSSPHRAAKFKECIEFARITCKKLVCLDVSTRWNVTYLMLEAAKKFQAAFDKLEYEESSYREFFGKGSPPSSDDWDIVRAFISFLKLFYEATNVFSTSQSVSLHSAFHQVSAIYCELEQATMNLNGVFASVGGDMMEKYNRYWGCATKMNKLIYFGIILDPRYKLSYIEWTFKDMYGVGFVFATGLIKSIKESLQKLYDWYKQTYDQNHNRQPLGNGENNVSNDETTAGRPSLMARADAFEQHLEEQDLIDQQNEIEGFYSSKCVKRDPKFDLLVWWKHNSTQYPILSTIAKDIFATPVSTVASESVFSTGGRVLETYRSSLKPEMAEALICTQNWLKPSFTYFKDLNLMEDFELSEDIIAEFEEISSTARRGSLPSQPQPSGCA
- the LOC127104961 gene encoding histidine kinase 5 isoform X1, whose protein sequence is MVKQYIFCPVDFEDIQASQMLEQFGAKTFLIYVEPVFSKTGETIGVNYMGMEITDQVRKRERMAKLREEIAVQKAKETELNKIIHITEETMRAKQMLATMSHEIRSPLSGVVSMAEILTTTKIDREQRQLLDVMISSGDLVLQLINDILDLSKVESGAMKMEATKFRPREVVRRVLQTAAASLQKMLTLEGDIADDIPIEVTGDVLRIRQILTNLVSNAVKFTHQGKVGINLYVVPEPPFAKSEECHQTATEDQSTVSSNGLKEEKHASSLCLIDLLTQYSFDYCVYVLIFVLNGLLSFVLCSLHI
- the LOC127104961 gene encoding histidine kinase 5 isoform X2, which translates into the protein MQEQFGAKTFLIYVEPVFSKTGETIGVNYMGMEITDQVRKRERMAKLREEIAVQKAKETELNKIIHITEETMRAKQMLATMSHEIRSPLSGVVSMAEILTTTKIDREQRQLLDVMISSGDLVLQLINDILDLSKVESGAMKMEATKFRPREVVRRVLQTAAASLQKMLTLEGDIADDIPIEVTGDVLRIRQILTNLVSNAVKFTHQGKVGINLYVVPEPPFAKSEECHQTATEDQSTVSSNGLKEEKHASSLCLIDLLTQYSFDYCVYVLIFVLNGLLSFVLCSLHI
- the LOC127104961 gene encoding histidine kinase 5 isoform X3, which translates into the protein MGMEITDQVRKRERMAKLREEIAVQKAKETELNKIIHITEETMRAKQMLATMSHEIRSPLSGVVSMAEILTTTKIDREQRQLLDVMISSGDLVLQLINDILDLSKVESGAMKMEATKFRPREVVRRVLQTAAASLQKMLTLEGDIADDIPIEVTGDVLRIRQILTNLVSNAVKFTHQGKVGINLYVVPEPPFAKSEECHQTATEDQSTVSSNGLKEEKHASSLCLIDLLTQYSFDYCVYVLIFVLNGLLSFVLCSLHI